The uncultured Fibrobacter sp. genome includes the window TGATGCTAGCTAGGTTCATCGCGGTTCCTATGAGAATCATAAACGTTGCCGCGTGGATTCCGACGCCAGGTTCAACCTTCAGTAGCGGCAGTCCCATCGCCGCATTGAGTTGCCCTAGTTTCGACAGGAAAAACCACATCGAAACCATCGTAAGCATTCCCATCGCAATGGACCCTAGCGGAGTAAAGCAGGCAAACAGCCCCGCAAGTACAGCACCGGCAACAATCGCAAACAGGAACGGTACCGGTTCCATTTTTGGGAAATTCGGCATGCTCTGCTTGAACTTTTTCATCGCGAAAGAATTTCCTTCCTGCATCTTGTGAAGCGTTCCCAGGGCAGGTTCCTTCAGTTCCTGTTCCAAGTCAAGTCCCATCGCAAAGTCGTACAGCGACGGTTCGGCGATTACACTTTCATCGGAGCAGGAAACATTCGCCACGGGCATCAACAACGCAAGGACGACCAACAGGTAAGGAATCGCGGTCAGCCTTTTAAAAAGGCGCATTCCTCGTGCGCCCTTTACAGAATTTTCTTTTGGGCTTTCAGCCATTACTTATTTCCTTCGAAAACGGAGCGAGGGAAGGCGCAGCGGAATCCAATCCAGTCAGACCAGTAACGCGGATCTTCGTCGTCGTAGTCCGTCAGGTTCAGATCGTCTTCCTTGTCTTTCCAGGAACCGCCCTTATATACCTTGTTCGAGCCGAACATGGCTCCCGTCGGGTTTGAATCTTCAACCCAGAGCGAGAACATGAAGTACGAGTCGCGAGTCCATTCTGCCACGTTACCCGACATATCGAAAATACCCCAAGCATTGGACTTTTTGCCACTGACAGGCTGCGGTCCATAACCCGGATTTTTCTTGCCTAGGCTATAGGAGTTCGCCTTATAGACTGCATATACGCCCGGATTGGGTTCTGCATCCAGATTCCAGAGGGCACCTTCGTTATTGTCGGCACGGCCCGCAAATTCCCACTGGGCTTCCGTCGGAAGATCGCCGCCAATAGCCTTACAGAATGCAGAAGCATCGTTCCAAGTGATGTTGTGCACCGGAACGCGGGCACCCTTGAACACGGACCTATCCTTGATCTGTTTCGTCGAATCCAGGCGTTCCATCGTTTCCCTGAAGAACTGCTGCGTCACTTCTGTCGTCTGGATTCCAAATCCGGACATAGCGACCACCTTACCCTTGTAGCGGAAAGAGCCTGAATCAATCAAGGCCACGTTGCCATGAATCTTGTCACGAATGACGCGCGGTACATTCAAGGCCATATCGAGAGCAAAGCCGTCATCTTCCTTCTGGACCTTTTCCTTGGGTTCCTTGAGCATTCGAGGAGATTCTTCAGCAGGACGGTTCAGCCATTCCTGAACTTCAAAGTGGTCGAAAATGTAATTTGGCAGTTCAAACACACCACGGCAGGCCACCTCATTATTACTGATAACCAAGGAGAGGCCTGCATAGCGGTAATGGTGACGTCCCGTCAAGGCACCCTGATTATAAATCCAGACGGGCTTATTGTTTTCAAGGTTTACAACCGCGCGCACAGAAGCTCCCGCAGCAAGAATCGCATAAAGGGAATCAGCCGAATACCCACGGGCGTTACCAGACCAGGAGAAGTCAAAACGTTCACCCGATTGTCCAAACGTCAGGCGAACCGCCTTCAGGGGACAAACCGTAGCAGGCTGTTCGGCAACGGGCTGTTCCGTAGCAGGCTGCTCGGTAGCGGCGGTACTCACCGAGTCGGAAACCTGTTTCGAAGAATCTGCGGCCACCGTAGAATCGGGAACAGGCGCCGGAGCCACCTCTGCCGGAGCAGGCTTAGACGCTACACAAGATTCATCCTCATAGACAGGTTCCACCTTTGTCGGAGTCAAGGACACCTGCAGAGGCAGAGCCTGCAAGCTGTCGAGTTTTGCGCGAATGGCGCGGTTCACGATGCTGGCAGAGCCCATCTGGCTCATGCGCCACATCAGCAAGGCTTCTTCACGCTTGTTTTCGTAGCGGATCATGTAGTTGACATAGACGCTATCGTCAGAAGCAACGCCAAGCATCAGGTTCTTGCGCGGCTTCGGGTAGATTTTGGCAAACTTACTCGAGTCCACCTGCGGGATCGTTTGCTGGACATCCTTGGAAAGGCGGTCGAACAGCACTTCCGTTTCTTCCAGAGTCTTAGCGGAATTCACCTCAGCCATCGTCACAGTAGTCGTCGCCTTGACCATCGATGCGGTATCAAGGACCGGCAATTCCGGTTTAAGCACGACTTCGCCGCCACCGGGAAGCGAAACGGCATCTACGTACGGAAGATGGTTGGGCGCATAGAAGGAAAACGCATACATGCCGGGAGACAGGGGGTAAATCTTAGACGGGACCTCTCTCATACGAACAGAGAGCGACGTGGTTTCAAGATCCGGAATTGAGGAGTCGATGGTAATAACGCCCGGCTTGTCCGTTTCCTGCAAAGCCTGCCACTGGCCGTTCTTCTTAAAGTAAAGCTTCGGAACACGCGGAGAATAGATATAGTCCTTGTCGAAATAGATGTCCGCCTCATCCTGGAAAGCCCTGGACTTCTGCGTTGCATAGAAACGCATCAGCATCACGTCGGAGGCTTTCAGGTAGTTGTCCGCCATACTGAAAGCGTGGAGCTTCTCAAAATTTTCGACATTGATCGAACCGGAGAACCAAAGGTATTCCTTAGGCCCGTTCTTATGGCGCAAGAACATAATACTCGTCTTGAGCGGAACCATGGGAGGCTCCGAAAGGATCATATTCCCCTCTTTGACAATAGCCATATTGGCAATAGGCTGCATCAGGACCCCCTCCTTGAACATCACCGGGGCAATCCTGAAGTTCTTGTCGCTATCGGCAAAAGCAAGAGCCGAGAACAAGAGCAAGAAAGGAAGCAATCGAGTAAAGGACATAATAACTCCTGTATTCAAATCACTGGAACACGCAGAATGTTCCATTTTTCTCACATAAAGATAACATTTTTGCTAAACGGATTTAGTCATTTGGGCCCATTTTGAGCAAATAACCGCCTTCGGAGCCCCCGACAGGGCCCAATTCCACCTTCCAGTCCGAAAGTCGGATGATATCGGGGTGGTGTTCGATGACAATGACGGTATCGCCACGGGCAGACAGCTTGCGGAGCATATTCCAGAGAATCTGGATATCCTTGAGGTGGAGGCCCGTTGTCGGTTCGTCGAGCAGGTAGACCATTTCCTGAGCTGGCTTGCGGGCAAGTTCCGCAGCCAATTTCAGGCGCTGGGATTCACCGCCGCTGAGGGTCGTCACGGACTGGCCGAGTTTCACATACGGGAGGCCCACATCGCGCAGACATTCGAGCTTCGGCAAAATTTTCGGCTGGTCCTTGAAGAATTCGCAGGCTTCGGCGACGCGCATGTCAAGTACATCGGCAATATTCTTGCCCTTGAAGGTGACGGTGAGGGTTTCCTGATTGTAGCGTTTGCCGCCGCAGACATCGCA containing:
- a CDS encoding SUMF1/EgtB/PvdO family nonheme iron enzyme; this translates as MSFTRLLPFLLLFSALAFADSDKNFRIAPVMFKEGVLMQPIANMAIVKEGNMILSEPPMVPLKTSIMFLRHKNGPKEYLWFSGSINVENFEKLHAFSMADNYLKASDVMLMRFYATQKSRAFQDEADIYFDKDYIYSPRVPKLYFKKNGQWQALQETDKPGVITIDSSIPDLETTSLSVRMREVPSKIYPLSPGMYAFSFYAPNHLPYVDAVSLPGGGEVVLKPELPVLDTASMVKATTTVTMAEVNSAKTLEETEVLFDRLSKDVQQTIPQVDSSKFAKIYPKPRKNLMLGVASDDSVYVNYMIRYENKREEALLMWRMSQMGSASIVNRAIRAKLDSLQALPLQVSLTPTKVEPVYEDESCVASKPAPAEVAPAPVPDSTVAADSSKQVSDSVSTAATEQPATEQPVAEQPATVCPLKAVRLTFGQSGERFDFSWSGNARGYSADSLYAILAAGASVRAVVNLENNKPVWIYNQGALTGRHHYRYAGLSLVISNNEVACRGVFELPNYIFDHFEVQEWLNRPAEESPRMLKEPKEKVQKEDDGFALDMALNVPRVIRDKIHGNVALIDSGSFRYKGKVVAMSGFGIQTTEVTQQFFRETMERLDSTKQIKDRSVFKGARVPVHNITWNDASAFCKAIGGDLPTEAQWEFAGRADNNEGALWNLDAEPNPGVYAVYKANSYSLGKKNPGYGPQPVSGKKSNAWGIFDMSGNVAEWTRDSYFMFSLWVEDSNPTGAMFGSNKVYKGGSWKDKEDDLNLTDYDDEDPRYWSDWIGFRCAFPRSVFEGNK